CGCCGGCAACGCCAGTTGGACGGACTACACCGTCTCCACCGATGTACGCTTTCTCTCCGCATCTTCGGCTGCGGTGATGGGCAGGATCGACTCCGCCGACGTTTTCCGGGACGGGCGCGCGCGGTGGCCCAGCGGCTATGTGCTTCGCATCGAGCCCAACGGCGCGTGGGAGTTGCTATCGGCCGAGTACAAGAAACCTGTCGTCACGCTGGCTTCCGGTACCGCAATTTTGGATCGCGCAAGATGGCATCGTCTGAGCCTGCACTTTCAGGGCAAACACATCACAGCCATGCTCGACGGCACCCAGCTCACTGCGGTGGCCGATGCGTCGCACACGCATGGTATGTTTGCGCTCGGCACGGAATGGGGCCGCCTTCAGTTTGATAATCTCGGAGTCACACCATAATGGCTTACTAAACTCATTGGAAGAAACGTGTGCCCATGAAGAAGGAAGAGAACCAGACTGCCGCGGGCATCAAGGAGATTGCCAAACTTCTGGGAATCTCAATCGGGACAGTCGACCGCGCGTTGCACGCACGGCCGGGAATCAGCCCGAAGACTCGCGCCAAAGTACTCAAGAAGGCCGAAGAGCTCAATTACAGACCCAACGTCGCAGCCCGAAGCCTGAAGCTGAATCGCCGTCTTCGCATCGCTGTTCATCTTCCACATCAGATCACCTCCTTTTTTGATCCGCTCCGCGATGGCATTCGGTCAGCTGCGGCCGCGAGCGCCGGCGTCGCCGTGGATTTGGACTTTCGCACCTATCCCTATATCGGCAAGGGCGACGTCGAATCGTTGGAAGCCGACATTGGCGGCGGCTTTGACGGCATAATTCTGACTCCAGGGGATCCGGCGAAATTCGATCCGCTGATCAGGCGCATTACTGCGCAGGGCATCCCGGTCGTCTGCGTGGCCAGCGATGCTCCCCGGAGCGGCCGCCTGGCATCAGTGACGGTGGACGCAGGAATCAGCGGGGCAATTGCTGCCGAGCTGTTTTCGCGAACGCTGAAGAAGCCGGGAACGGTTGCGACCATCACAGGCGATCTGAACACGCTCGATCACGCTGAGAAGCTGAAGGGATTTGCGGCTGCACTGGCGACCATGGCACCTCATCTTTCGCTCCGCCCTGCGATCGAGAGTCACGATCGTCCGAAAGACGCTGCTCGCGCGACGGTCGCGCTTATAAATCACAAGCCCCGTCCTGCGGGAATCTACATCAGCACCGCGAATAGCCTGCCGGTCCTTAGCGCGCTGGAAGAGCGGAATGTACTCGATCAGATTCACGTGATCGCCACCGACCTCTTTCCAGAGCTGCTTAGTTTTTTGGAACATGGGAAGATCCTGGCTACGCTCTACCAACGGCCTTTCACTCAAGGCAAAGTCGCCTTCGAAGCGCTGATCCGCTACTTGCGAGATGGGGTCGCGCCCGACCCGGCGACGCGCTTAGCACCGCATATCATTTTACGTAGCAATCTGCCTCTGTTTGCTGATCGCCTTGCGCAGGAAGGGACTGAGAACGATAGCTGAGCTAGCTTGAGCGGTCTTCGTGGACAGAGAAATACGGTGGTCGCACTAACGGCTTGGCCTATGTCGAGTGCAATAGTGTAGAGACCATCAGCGCGCGGAATCACTTCCCGAACTTCACGCGTGATGACGATTTCGGCCCGAAATTTTGTCGCCTGCCTGAAGGCGCGTTGGCTCAGGTCATCTCCTGATATTCCGTTGGGAATCCCAGATAATTTTCGATTCGAAACGAGGTGCCGGCTTGGCCGCCTGGTGCTTTCCTACAGGTGATTTCAAGGGCTTCAACCCGGCGGCTCAGTACCGGAGAAGGTGGTGGATGTCGGAGGAATCGTAATCACGTTGTCGAGCGCGTTTATGTAGACGGTGTCCATGGGGCTTCTCTCAGATAAAGAATGGTGGAATGTTTTCCTTGCCTATCTAATGACCTTGACTGAATTCCCGTAGTCTGAAGAGCCTGGCACGCCGCCAACCAGGGTGTTCGCAAAGACCTCAACCGGCTTCTCACTCCCAGGTCCGCCGCCGAGACCGAAGATCTCGATGGTGACATGGTTGTCCTGGCTCAAAGGAGCCAGCGCTGCCGACAGCGACCGGGCGCCGATGGCAGCCAAATCCGATCGCGCATCATCCGCCATTCGGCAACCAAACGACCGAACAGTCGCAGTGTTATTGCTCCCACCGCCGCCTCCAGTTGATGCGTTTTCCGAGGCGATGACCAGCAAGCCGCCCTGATCAAGCGTCGACGGCGTAGTGTTATCAAGGGACTCGTCTCCGAACGCCTCGAAGTTGACGGTGTTACCATCCGCCCGCGTGTTACTTGTGCTGATTCCGGCGAAGATAATTGTGCCGGTTTGATTGTCGTAAGAGCGGTTTCCGAAGGAAACGACGTTGATCGTCGAGTTCTCCGCCCTGGAATCCTCGAAGTTGCGGCCCGTGAGATTGCCCCACATCACGTTGCCGGACATCCGGATATTCACCGTGCCGCCTTCGGCTCCCACGAAGCTTCCAACACGTACGCCCTCACCCGTTCCTAGGATGTTGTCAAAGAAGTAGGAATCGTTAATGTCGGCGTCGATGGTCAGGCCCGAGTTTTGCGGACCGTAGTTGATAACCTCCAGGCCGCGCAATCCGCCGCTGGAGGCGACATGCGCCACTTCGATGTGTGGGTATCGGGATCAAGCGCATGCAGCCCCGCGTCGATATTTCCCTGTGCGTTCACCGCATCCCGAACGCTGAGCCATTCGAGAGTGTTGCGACCCCGCCCCTTTCGGACCGCGGCGTTGGGGCCGTTGGTCTGCGGGAACGAACTCGCCGGAAGGCCGGACGCATCGATCACCACCGCGTCTCTCGCCTTCCACGCCCACAATAGACATGTTCGGCTGCAGCTCGATCCTTCCTCCGTTCGGTCGCGCCGCGTTGGAGGTGTCTGTCGCGGAAAGGACGTAGGTTCCGGGCGCGAGGACGAGCGTCGCCCCGGCGTTTGCCGGATCATTGACCGCACCGTACAGCGCGTCAACGTTCGAGATCGGAATCACCCCAACGACCGCGGCAACGGGAAGCGCCACTACGGCCGAAAGCAAAAGAGCGCACCATCCAGAACTCAGCCTTTCATGTTCATCTCCTTCACGTTCAATCTCCCGGGCGTGAAGAGACCTGACGTGGAGTAGTGAACGACTGAGCTGAAAGACTTGCAATGCACAGCGCGTCCCCAAAAAGTCCATCATTTCCCCCCTTGTCTTTTCCGCAGTTTGAGAGCCATCCTTATCCGTATCGAATCGTTTTGGGGCCCGATGCAGCACGCAGGGGCTGGATATAGCAAGCAGCACGGATACGCTCAGGGCCCGGTTTGTCGATATTGAGCTTGACCTCACCTCGGGCGAGCTGATGCGAAACGGACGTACTGTTCGCCTTCCGGCGCAACCGCTCCTCGTCCTTCGTATCCTGCTGGACCGCGCCGGCGAGGTCGTTACACGCGAGGTGTTGCAAGGGCAGCTCTGGTCGGATGTAGCGTTCGGTGATTTCGACAATGGCCTGAATAAAGCAGTTGGGAAACTGCGCGACGCCCTCCAGCTCCTCGAGGGCGACTCCAACCTCATTCAGACAATTCCGCGCAGAGGATACCGTGTAAATGCGGAGGTCGATTGGATTGGTCCGCCGATCCGCCCGATAAGCGTTGCGGAGGCGCGGCCTGTCGAGCAACCGTCTTCGTCTGCGGGACCCGACAAAGCCGGCTTCTGGCTCGGCATGGGTCTGGCGCCCGCACTCCTTCTTGGTGCCGGAATCGCCGCGTCGCATCTCTCCAGCGGTTTATACCGCTCCAGTCCCGCACCAGCGATTCGCTCACTCGCGGTCTTGCCCCTGATCAATCTTTCCCGCAACCCGGATGAGGAGTATCTCGCTGATGGTATTACCGAGGAACTCAGCACGGACCTGTCCCACGCGAAGTCTCTGCGAGTGATCTCCCGCGCCTCGACCAGCGGGTTCCAGGGATCGCGCCTGTCCATCCCTGAAATTGCCGAACAACTCCACGTGGACGCTGTGATTGAGGGGACGTGCTGCGTTCCAACAACACCATTCGCACCACCATCCGGCTCATTACCTCCCAGCCCGAGCGGCAGATATGGGCGTCCTCCTACGAGCGGGGCCGACCCGCGCTTCGATGCCATCGTGAAAAAGACGGGCCTTTACGACAACTAAGGGTGCGCCTATCCGGTCACGCACGGCGATGGGTCTCAGCGGCTCGGCGCGATCAAATGGGCTCGGAGCCAAAGAGCTCAAGTGCTCGCGGCCACAATCAAAACCGCGCGAGCTCCTTTCTAAGACATTTAGCGGCTGACAATTGATCAGGTCCGACTTCTAGAGACCCGCGCCACGGGCCCGCGCATTCCGTCGCCGATCGTCCGGTACTCCCCTGTACTATGCCGAGTTCCTGTGCAGCGAGCGCCGTCTCCTCGACAGAATCCGCTCCATTACTTGCGGCCGTATGCGTGTGCAGGTCGCCGCGAATGTCCTGCTGCGTGATGAGTTGCGGCAACTCTCGTCTGCGCATTGACTTACCTCATCAAAGCCTGCGCGGAGTTCAGGACGAATGAACAGCATGCCAAAAAGGTTCCGGGACGTTCGCGGCAGTGATGTATTGGTTGCCCCCCAGGGATTCGAACCCCGATTGATCGGTTCAGAGCCGACTGTCCTACCATTGAACGAGAGGGCAATTCAGATTGAATATGGCAGCTGCAGGCTCGGGCGGGAGCCACAATCAGCCGCCTGTTTGAGTGTATTTGCCGCAGGCGAATGGGTCAACTCGCGCGGGCGATCCCCTACTCCTCGCGCAACACCTCCAGAGGCTTCTGCCCGAGCACACGGTGACTTGCGAGCCAGCCTGCAGCTACAGTCAGCGCAGCCGTGACGCACAGCGCACCCGTGTTCCACCCAGGATTCAGGTGGTAGTCGAAATGAAAGACACTGCGTAGCAGCACGCGAGCGAGGCCATTCGCGAAGATCAGGCCGACAATCCCTGCGATCAAGCCGAGCACGGCGAACTCGATGGAGAAGATGCTGGCAATGCGCGGGCGCGTCGCACCGAGTGTCTTCAGCACCACAACTTCGCGGATGCGGCGATAGCGTGTGCCGGCGATAGCGCTCGCGAGGATCACGATCCCGGCAAAAGTACTGAACGCAGCCAGGAACTGGATGACGTAGCTGATCTGCAGCAGCACCTGGCGCACAGTCTCCACCGTGGCCGCTACATCGATCACCGTGATCGTCGGGTAGTGCTGGTAGAGGACGCGGCGAAGCTGGCCCGTGGCTGACGGATCGCAATGCAGACCACCGTACCAGGTGACCGGGAGTCCTCGCAGCGCGGCCTCCGGAAGGATGAACTCCGCGCGAGAGAATGCGTGCTGGCTGTCGGCTTCGTACAGCGCGGCAACGGTTGCAGTAATCGGCTGATCCTGCGGCACAAAGGTGACGCGATCGCCGGCGCGAACATTGAGTCGTGCGGCCTCATGCCGCTCGATGGCAACCACTGGATGCTCCCCGTCGGCCGCCTGCTGCGCGCTCCACCACTTGCCGGAAACGACCTTGTCGCCGGCCGGTGGCGCATCGGCTGCCGGGGGCCAGGTGAGTTGCACGGACATAACGCCTCGGCGCGGCATGTGCAGGAGATGAAGCTGCTGAAACGGCGTGCCGTTGACCGCGGAAATTCGAGCGGAGATGACGGGTGCGATCTCCGGCTTTCCCTTCACGGCTGGTTGTGCGGCAAGCAGCGACCGCACGCCTTCTACCTCGTTGGTCGCAATATCAATCAGAAACAGGTTCGGCAACTTCGCAGCGGTGGTCGCCTGCATCTCGCCGACGATGGATCGCTGCACCATCGACACCGCCGCAATCTGCATCACGCCAAGCCCGAGCGCCGCCAGCAATGCCGCAGACGGATTCCCGGGTCGATAAAGGTTCGCGAGCCCATGGCGCAACACCGATGGAAGCTGACGGCGCGTCGTGTTGAGAA
This Acidobacteriaceae bacterium DNA region includes the following protein-coding sequences:
- a CDS encoding LacI family DNA-binding transcriptional regulator, which gives rise to MKKEENQTAAGIKEIAKLLGISIGTVDRALHARPGISPKTRAKVLKKAEELNYRPNVAARSLKLNRRLRIAVHLPHQITSFFDPLRDGIRSAAAASAGVAVDLDFRTYPYIGKGDVESLEADIGGGFDGIILTPGDPAKFDPLIRRITAQGIPVVCVASDAPRSGRLASVTVDAGISGAIAAELFSRTLKKPGTVATITGDLNTLDHAEKLKGFAAALATMAPHLSLRPAIESHDRPKDAARATVALINHKPRPAGIYISTANSLPVLSALEERNVLDQIHVIATDLFPELLSFLEHGKILATLYQRPFTQGKVAFEALIRYLRDGVAPDPATRLAPHIILRSNLPLFADRLAQEGTENDS
- a CDS encoding winged helix-turn-helix domain-containing protein; its protein translation is MRNGRTVRLPAQPLLVLRILLDRAGEVVTREVLQGQLWSDVAFGDFDNGLNKAVGKLRDALQLLEGDSNLIQTIPRRGYRVNAEVDWIGPPIRPISVAEARPVEQPSSSAGPDKAGFWLGMGLAPALLLGAGIAASHLSSGLYRSSPAPAIRSLAVLPLINLSRNPDEEYLADGITEELSTDLSHAKSLRVISRASTSGFQGSRLSIPEIAEQLHVDAVIEGTCCVPTTPFAPPSGSLPPSPSGRYGRPPTSGADPRFDAIVKKTGLYDN